One window of the Pedobacter ginsengisoli genome contains the following:
- a CDS encoding DUF3810 domain-containing protein, producing the protein MNVAYKPEVRKFTILISLSAIVFFGGFFSRFIENIYSDGLYQISSVIQRFISSLVPFALGDFLYLILILYVIRSLFLFYKKVAHKSLKKADWLKAPLHIVNFTLILYLVFKILWGLNYSRPSVSKQLGISNEKYSTPELVSLGRFFINKLNHLQKVNKTRYNINELEARAKTAYNKMELKNSIFKYRSPAVKSVLNSWIVTKIGIEGYYNPLSGEANVNMRLPAIALPFVTCHEIAHQLGIGREDEANLIGYLVAANSNDPNFQYSAHYAMLKSILFEIRIKSQEDYDALYATINAGTIQDFKNDRDFWRKYNSEMFGYMDVAFDRFLKLNNQNKGTDSYQDIVLWLYNIHKKELKP; encoded by the coding sequence ATGAATGTAGCTTATAAGCCAGAAGTACGGAAATTTACTATCCTGATATCCCTTTCTGCTATTGTGTTTTTCGGCGGCTTTTTCAGCAGGTTTATCGAAAACATTTATTCAGACGGGCTTTATCAGATAAGCTCCGTTATTCAGCGATTTATAAGCTCATTAGTTCCTTTCGCCCTTGGCGATTTTCTTTACCTCATACTTATTCTGTATGTAATCAGAAGCTTATTTCTATTTTATAAAAAAGTAGCTCACAAGTCACTTAAAAAAGCTGATTGGTTAAAAGCCCCATTGCACATAGTAAACTTTACACTTATACTTTATCTGGTCTTTAAAATCCTTTGGGGTTTAAACTATTCACGCCCCTCTGTTTCAAAACAATTGGGTATTAGTAATGAAAAATACAGCACCCCCGAACTTGTCTCGCTTGGCAGGTTTTTCATCAATAAGCTTAATCACCTCCAAAAGGTAAACAAAACAAGATATAACATCAATGAACTAGAAGCCAGGGCCAAAACAGCTTACAATAAAATGGAACTAAAAAACTCCATTTTTAAGTACCGTAGCCCTGCCGTAAAATCAGTATTAAACAGTTGGATTGTTACTAAAATCGGTATAGAAGGATACTACAATCCGCTCTCGGGCGAAGCCAATGTAAATATGAGATTGCCAGCCATCGCCCTGCCATTTGTTACCTGTCACGAAATAGCCCATCAACTGGGCATTGGTCGCGAAGACGAAGCAAACCTTATCGGCTATCTTGTAGCTGCCAACAGTAACGACCCTAATTTTCAGTATTCAGCACATTATGCAATGTTAAAAAGTATACTTTTTGAAATCCGAATCAAATCTCAGGAAGACTACGATGCACTGTATGCAACTATCAATGCCGGTACCATACAAGACTTTAAAAACGACAGAGATTTTTGGCGTAAGTATAACAGCGAGATGTTTGGATATATGGATGTTGCTTTCGACAGGTTTTTAAAACTAAACAATCAGAATAAAGGAACAGACAGCTATCAGGACATAGTACTTTGGCTTTATAATATCCATAAAAAAGAGCTCAAGCCTTAA
- a CDS encoding dihydroorotase: MNTILIKAASIVNEGQIVVADVLIKDGFIEKIAPKIDGPADQEINAEGLHLFPGMIDDQVHFREPGLTDKADIFSESMAAVAGGITSFMEMPNTIPNTLTQELLADKYQIAAEMSLANYSFFMGASNTNIEEVLKTDPRNVCGIKVFMGSSTGNMLVDNEKVLDNIFREAPMLVATHCEDEQTIRANMALYKEKYGENITIDMHPLIRSAEACYISSSMAIDLAKKHGTRLHILHISTGKEVALFDNITPLKDKKITAEACIHHLWFDDRDYATKGNWIKWNPAVKTAEDKDAILKGVLDNHLDIIATDHAPHTIAEKEQSYLKAPSGGPLVQHALPALFEMYHQKKITLEKIAEKTAHNVAICFNIDRRGFIREGYWADLVLVNLNDPFKVTRQNVLYKCGWSPFEGQTFQAEVTHTFVSGNLAYQKGRFTTRENGKRLAFNR; encoded by the coding sequence ATGAATACCATACTCATAAAAGCTGCTTCAATTGTAAATGAAGGCCAAATAGTAGTCGCTGATGTACTCATCAAGGACGGGTTTATTGAAAAAATTGCGCCAAAAATCGATGGGCCTGCAGATCAGGAAATCAATGCCGAAGGATTACACCTTTTTCCGGGGATGATTGACGATCAGGTACATTTCAGGGAGCCCGGACTTACTGATAAGGCCGACATTTTTTCTGAAAGCATGGCGGCAGTAGCAGGTGGTATTACCTCTTTTATGGAAATGCCCAACACCATTCCAAATACATTAACACAAGAATTGCTTGCGGATAAGTATCAGATTGCAGCTGAAATGTCTCTTGCCAACTACTCTTTCTTTATGGGTGCCTCAAACACCAATATTGAAGAAGTACTAAAAACAGATCCAAGAAATGTTTGTGGCATTAAGGTTTTTATGGGCTCATCAACAGGTAACATGCTGGTTGATAATGAAAAAGTTCTCGACAATATCTTCAGAGAAGCACCAATGCTTGTGGCAACCCATTGCGAAGATGAGCAAACCATAAGAGCCAATATGGCGCTGTACAAAGAAAAATATGGCGAAAACATCACCATTGATATGCATCCCCTTATCAGAAGTGCAGAGGCTTGCTATATTTCTTCTTCAATGGCAATAGATCTTGCTAAAAAGCACGGTACACGCTTGCATATTTTACACATATCAACCGGCAAAGAAGTAGCACTATTCGACAACATTACCCCTTTAAAAGATAAAAAAATCACTGCCGAGGCTTGTATTCATCACCTTTGGTTTGACGACAGAGACTATGCCACCAAAGGAAACTGGATAAAATGGAACCCAGCAGTAAAAACAGCTGAAGATAAAGATGCCATTTTAAAAGGCGTGCTCGATAACCATTTAGATATCATTGCAACAGATCACGCCCCGCACACCATAGCCGAAAAAGAACAGTCTTACTTAAAAGCTCCTTCGGGCGGGCCATTAGTGCAACATGCCCTGCCTGCTTTATTTGAAATGTATCATCAAAAAAAGATCACTCTAGAGAAAATTGCCGAAAAAACTGCGCATAATGTAGCCATCTGTTTCAATATCGACAGAAGAGGCTTTATCAGAGAAGGTTATTGGGCAGATCTGGTATTGGTAAACCTGAATGATCCGTTTAAAGTGACCCGTCAAAATGTACTTTACAAATGCGGATGGTCTCCTTTTGAAGGTCAAACCTTTCAGGCCGAAGTAACGCATACCTTTGTTTCAGGTAATCTTGCCTATCAGAAAGGACGATTTACTACCAGAGAAAACGGAAAAAGATTAGCCTTTAACAGGTAA
- a CDS encoding DEAD/DEAH box helicase, translating to MGKKFEEFNLNRQILNAVADAGFTVATPIQEKAIAPVLSGQDIFGIAETGTGKTAAYVLPILMQLKYAQGDSARALILAPTRELAMQITEHIKVFSKYTDLRTVVVYGGLGPKTQIEQIKAGVDIIVATPGRFLDIYLAGHINTQYLKFLVLDEADKMMDMGFIGSIHRILEVVPRKRQNLLFSATMSNLVQKIAGDFLKHPTLIEVAEQATPAATVTQSLYEVPNFKTKINLLQHLMKNDEEFKRLIIFCKTKTVADNIFSFIERRLGPDAVRVIHANKGQNTRINSINSFKEGNIRVLVATDVASRGIDVSEVSHVINFDVPIIIEDYVHRIGRTGRAYSKGDALTFCTPGEKYYIQKIQKLIRQDIPVVPLPAEVFVEETPYEERQAINRAIDDQKRKEDPDFKGAFHEKKHAAAIAAAARNKTNKQPAWKKKKFKK from the coding sequence ATGGGCAAGAAATTCGAAGAGTTTAACTTAAATCGACAGATTTTAAATGCTGTAGCTGATGCTGGCTTTACTGTTGCAACCCCTATACAGGAAAAAGCAATAGCTCCGGTATTATCTGGTCAGGATATTTTTGGGATTGCCGAAACCGGAACGGGTAAAACTGCGGCCTATGTTTTGCCTATTTTAATGCAACTGAAATATGCACAGGGTGATTCTGCCCGTGCTTTGATCCTTGCGCCAACAAGGGAGCTTGCCATGCAAATTACTGAGCATATAAAGGTGTTTTCTAAATATACTGATCTGCGTACTGTTGTTGTTTATGGTGGACTTGGCCCCAAAACTCAAATTGAACAGATTAAGGCAGGTGTTGATATTATTGTAGCTACACCGGGAAGATTCCTGGATATTTATCTGGCAGGCCATATTAATACGCAATACCTAAAGTTTTTAGTGCTTGATGAGGCTGATAAAATGATGGATATGGGTTTTATTGGCTCTATTCATAGAATTTTAGAGGTGGTGCCTCGTAAAAGACAAAATCTTTTGTTCTCGGCTACTATGAGTAATCTTGTTCAAAAGATTGCAGGCGATTTTTTAAAGCACCCCACTTTAATTGAGGTTGCTGAACAGGCTACTCCTGCTGCAACGGTTACACAATCGTTGTACGAAGTGCCTAATTTTAAAACTAAAATTAATCTGCTCCAGCACTTGATGAAAAATGATGAGGAATTTAAGAGACTGATCATTTTTTGTAAAACTAAAACTGTGGCCGACAATATTTTTAGTTTTATTGAGCGCAGGCTTGGGCCTGATGCTGTTAGGGTAATACATGCCAATAAGGGACAAAATACAAGGATTAATTCTATAAATAGTTTTAAAGAGGGCAATATTAGGGTGTTGGTGGCAACTGATGTGGCATCGCGTGGTATTGATGTTTCGGAAGTTAGCCATGTAATTAATTTTGATGTTCCGATCATTATTGAAGATTATGTGCATAGAATTGGCCGTACGGGTAGGGCATATTCAAAAGGGGATGCACTTACTTTCTGTACACCCGGAGAAAAATATTACATTCAGAAAATACAAAAACTAATTAGACAAGATATTCCTGTTGTACCTTTGCCTGCCGAAGTTTTTGTGGAAGAAACGCCATACGAGGAAAGACAGGCTATAAATCGTGCAATTGACGATCAAAAGCGTAAAGAAGACCCTGATTTTAAAGGTGCATTCCATGAAAAGAAACATGCAGCGGCAATTGCTGCAGCTGCAAGAAATAAAACAAATAAGCAGCCGGCCTGGAAAAAAAAGAAATTCAAAAAATAG
- the hscA gene encoding Fe-S protein assembly chaperone HscA produces the protein MAKISINLATGSFQQEEIIVGIDLGTTNSLVAFIDPDKNPKVINDTGKGLLVPSVVHFNTQGDAVVGNEAKEFLITDPSNTIFSVKRLLGRSYKDVASHQDTFSYKIIDDENDALVKIKAGNKFYTPIELSAEILKELKARAEHALKTPVNRAVITVPAYFNDSQRQATRDAGKLAGLDVLRIVNEPTAASLAYGLGLDPTQQKTIAVYDLGGGTFDVSVLSIQNGIFEVLSTNGNTFLGGDDFDRAIVHYWIEKNKLNKEDLAADSGLMQALRLKAEEAKKALTTQNLFNEKLGEIWCSIDKQTFEQLIAPKVAETINSCKQALSDAKLTIENIDEVVLVGGSTRTPYVKKQVAEFFGRTPHDQINPDEVVALGAAIQADILAGNRSDILLLDVTPLSLGIETMGGLMDVIIPRNAKVPTKAGRQYTTSVDGQVNMKISVFQGERDLVQENRKLAEFDLKGIPSMPAGLPKVDINFLLNADGILTVQAIELRSGVKQQIDITPSYGLTDETVEKMLIDSITHAKSDVEQRMLIEARSEGEQLVYTAERFIEKHGTFLTADEIKNTNIHIQALKEALAKAEKDEILKKADELNEYTRPFAERVMDVAVSSAMKGKSIDK, from the coding sequence ATGGCAAAAATATCCATCAACCTGGCAACAGGCTCCTTCCAGCAGGAAGAAATCATCGTCGGTATCGACTTAGGAACAACAAATAGTCTTGTAGCCTTTATCGATCCTGATAAAAACCCTAAGGTAATAAATGATACAGGTAAAGGTTTATTAGTTCCTTCTGTTGTACATTTCAATACGCAAGGCGATGCTGTGGTTGGAAACGAAGCCAAAGAATTTTTAATTACAGACCCTTCAAACACCATCTTCTCTGTTAAACGCCTGCTTGGCAGGTCGTACAAAGATGTAGCCAGTCATCAGGACACCTTCTCTTATAAAATAATTGACGATGAAAATGATGCTCTGGTAAAAATTAAAGCAGGCAATAAATTCTATACACCAATTGAATTGTCAGCCGAAATATTAAAAGAGCTTAAAGCAAGAGCAGAACATGCACTTAAAACCCCTGTAAACAGAGCTGTAATAACCGTTCCTGCTTATTTCAATGATAGCCAGCGACAAGCAACCCGCGATGCAGGTAAACTTGCTGGCCTGGATGTTTTAAGGATAGTAAACGAACCTACAGCGGCTAGTTTAGCCTATGGATTAGGCCTCGATCCTACTCAACAAAAAACCATAGCTGTTTATGACCTGGGTGGAGGTACTTTTGATGTATCTGTACTTTCAATTCAAAACGGAATATTCGAAGTACTATCAACCAATGGCAATACCTTTTTAGGTGGCGATGATTTTGACCGTGCCATTGTTCATTATTGGATAGAAAAGAACAAATTAAACAAAGAAGACCTTGCTGCAGATTCTGGCCTAATGCAAGCCTTAAGATTAAAAGCCGAAGAGGCCAAAAAAGCATTAACCACACAAAATCTGTTTAATGAAAAGTTAGGCGAAATCTGGTGCTCTATAGATAAACAAACCTTTGAACAACTTATTGCCCCTAAAGTTGCAGAAACCATAAACTCATGCAAACAAGCCTTAAGTGATGCAAAACTAACCATTGAAAACATTGATGAGGTAGTTTTAGTAGGAGGCTCTACACGCACCCCATATGTTAAAAAACAAGTAGCCGAGTTCTTTGGCCGTACACCCCACGATCAGATTAACCCTGATGAGGTAGTTGCCTTAGGAGCTGCAATACAAGCTGATATCCTTGCCGGAAACCGGTCCGACATCCTTTTATTGGATGTTACCCCTCTATCCCTTGGAATAGAAACTATGGGCGGCTTAATGGACGTAATTATCCCAAGAAACGCAAAGGTCCCAACAAAAGCGGGCCGACAATACACTACCTCGGTTGATGGTCAGGTAAACATGAAAATCTCTGTATTCCAGGGAGAACGTGACCTTGTTCAGGAAAACAGAAAATTAGCTGAGTTTGACCTAAAGGGAATCCCTTCAATGCCGGCCGGCTTACCTAAAGTAGATATTAATTTCCTTTTAAATGCCGATGGTATTTTAACCGTACAAGCTATCGAATTACGCTCTGGAGTAAAACAGCAAATAGACATAACCCCAAGCTATGGCCTTACAGATGAAACTGTAGAAAAGATGCTGATCGACAGCATTACCCATGCAAAAAGCGATGTAGAGCAAAGGATGCTAATTGAAGCAAGAAGTGAAGGTGAGCAATTGGTTTACACTGCTGAACGTTTTATTGAAAAACACGGCACCTTCCTTACTGCAGACGAAATTAAAAATACAAACATCCATATCCAGGCTCTTAAAGAAGCGCTGGCTAAAGCAGAGAAAGATGAAATTCTTAAAAAAGCAGACGAGTTAAATGAATATACACGTCCATTTGCTGAACGTGTTATGGATGTAGCTGTTTCATCTGCTATGAAAGGGAAAAGCATCGATAAATAA
- a CDS encoding DUF4397 domain-containing protein: MKKLFFLCLALVVTVLSSCFKEPKPAPVGDAYINAVNAVKGSTPQEFYLNGSKKNNAAIPYGASSGYITVTSGDAQFAFGNVGSDVANAATQPVGVPIGINATVFYYTQDKNTNTQEELHMATIINDDMKPSLVAGKAKVRFINLNYLLNNTISVLSGTTKIIEKIPFKSASSYIDVDPGSKFKFVADIVDSPASAELDPNLQANKNYTIWIDGVTATELTGHVVAQ, from the coding sequence ATGAAAAAGTTATTCTTTTTATGCCTGGCTCTTGTTGTTACTGTTTTAAGTTCTTGTTTTAAAGAGCCTAAACCGGCACCTGTTGGAGACGCATATATTAATGCTGTAAATGCAGTAAAAGGGTCGACCCCGCAAGAGTTTTATTTAAATGGAAGTAAGAAAAATAATGCTGCAATCCCTTATGGGGCTTCTAGCGGTTATATTACGGTTACTTCGGGTGATGCGCAGTTTGCATTTGGTAATGTAGGCTCGGATGTTGCAAATGCAGCTACCCAGCCAGTTGGTGTGCCAATAGGAATTAATGCTACTGTATTCTATTACACTCAGGATAAAAATACAAATACCCAGGAAGAGTTGCATATGGCTACTATCATAAATGATGATATGAAGCCATCGTTGGTTGCAGGTAAGGCTAAAGTTAGGTTCATTAACCTAAATTATCTGTTAAACAATACAATCTCTGTTTTATCTGGAACGACCAAAATTATAGAGAAAATACCTTTTAAAAGTGCATCATCATATATAGATGTTGATCCTGGAAGCAAATTTAAGTTTGTTGCTGATATAGTGGATTCTCCGGCTTCGGCTGAACTGGATCCTAATTTACAAGCAAATAAAAATTACACCATCTGGATTGATGGAGTAACAGCAACAGAGCTGACGGGACACGTTGTAGCGCAGTAA
- a CDS encoding FecR family protein, with the protein MQPLEIKQLLKRYAEGKCTEEEKALVESWYLQYKEENPKILSESEYESDINEILKKLGKGNGPRRIILWSYISVAALVLVTLSATLYLFFGRENRNDVYGHKFNVAKDITPGGNKAVLTLADGSKVNLTDLGNGEVSKQTGFKIVKTASGHLHYIVDPSFESKQSEEVTYNTIETPNGGKYQITLPDGSEVWLDAASSLRYPTKFSKNERKVELTGQAYFEIAKDPSKPFRVISNKQRVEVYGTHFNVNGYKDQLETITTLLEGSVKVGLLNDKVGNLLRPGEQAKLVADRFEVGPADVDEAIAWKNGYFVFPDEDVSAVLNKIARWYDVEVICDKRLEGTKIGGTISRSKNLSEVLRVLQLTKKIKFKVEERRIVAMP; encoded by the coding sequence ATGCAACCTTTAGAAATCAAACAATTATTAAAGCGATATGCGGAGGGCAAGTGTACCGAAGAGGAAAAAGCTTTGGTAGAATCCTGGTATCTTCAGTATAAGGAGGAAAATCCTAAAATACTATCTGAGTCGGAATATGAATCTGATATCAACGAAATTTTAAAAAAACTTGGCAAAGGTAATGGCCCGCGCAGGATTATTCTTTGGTCTTACATTTCTGTAGCTGCATTGGTATTAGTTACACTATCAGCAACCTTATATCTTTTTTTTGGTAGGGAAAATAGAAATGATGTGTATGGACATAAATTTAATGTTGCAAAGGATATAACTCCAGGTGGAAATAAAGCAGTGCTCACTTTGGCAGATGGATCTAAGGTTAACCTAACCGATCTTGGGAATGGTGAAGTATCTAAGCAAACAGGGTTTAAAATCGTTAAAACAGCTAGCGGGCATTTGCATTACATAGTTGATCCATCTTTTGAGAGTAAGCAGTCAGAAGAAGTAACTTATAATACCATAGAAACTCCCAACGGAGGTAAGTATCAAATTACATTACCTGACGGGAGTGAGGTTTGGCTGGACGCGGCTTCGAGCCTAAGATACCCAACAAAGTTTAGTAAAAATGAGCGTAAGGTAGAATTAACAGGCCAGGCTTATTTTGAAATTGCAAAGGATCCAAGTAAACCATTTAGAGTAATTAGCAATAAACAACGGGTTGAGGTATATGGAACGCATTTTAATGTTAACGGATATAAAGATCAGCTTGAAACTATTACAACTCTGTTAGAGGGTAGTGTAAAAGTTGGTTTACTTAATGATAAAGTTGGAAACTTACTAAGGCCTGGTGAGCAGGCTAAATTAGTGGCGGATCGTTTTGAGGTAGGCCCAGCAGATGTAGATGAGGCGATTGCCTGGAAGAATGGCTATTTCGTGTTCCCTGACGAAGATGTAAGTGCTGTTCTTAACAAGATTGCAAGATGGTATGATGTTGAAGTTATTTGTGATAAAAGATTAGAGGGCACAAAAATAGGCGGTACAATATCCAGGTCAAAGAATTTATCGGAGGTCCTGAGAGTTTTGCAATTAACAAAAAAGATAAAATTTAAGGTCGAAGAAAGGAGGATTGTAGCTATGCCATAA
- a CDS encoding DedA family protein gives MEFFTFLVDFLLHIDKHLEEIIRDYQNWTYAILFLIIFAETGFVVTPFLPGDSLLFAMGTLIAGGNTGLSIWVMLILLIVAAILGNSLNYKLGSYFGVRVFKENNRILKLEYYNQSHMFFEKHGGKAIIFSRFLPIFRTIAPFVAGVAKMPFGRFTFFNVIGGVAWIVSLLMAGYLLGQIPVVKKNFDIVIVVIAVVTFFPAIFAALKAKFKKKEAKR, from the coding sequence TTGGAATTTTTCACTTTTTTAGTAGACTTTCTTCTTCATATTGATAAGCATTTGGAGGAGATCATCAGAGATTATCAGAACTGGACTTATGCCATTCTTTTTTTAATCATTTTTGCCGAGACAGGTTTTGTAGTTACTCCCTTTTTGCCTGGCGACTCTTTGTTGTTTGCAATGGGAACCTTAATTGCCGGAGGAAATACTGGTTTAAGCATATGGGTTATGCTTATTCTATTAATTGTGGCAGCTATATTGGGTAATTCATTAAATTATAAATTAGGCAGCTATTTTGGTGTTCGGGTGTTTAAAGAAAACAACAGAATATTAAAACTCGAGTATTACAATCAATCGCACATGTTTTTTGAGAAGCATGGTGGTAAGGCCATTATTTTTAGTCGTTTTTTGCCTATTTTCAGAACAATAGCACCATTTGTTGCAGGTGTGGCAAAAATGCCTTTCGGTAGGTTTACGTTCTTTAATGTAATTGGTGGTGTTGCCTGGATAGTTAGCTTACTTATGGCCGGATATTTACTGGGGCAAATTCCTGTGGTTAAAAAGAACTTTGATATCGTAATTGTAGTGATTGCGGTTGTTACTTTTTTCCCTGCAATATTTGCAGCTTTAAAGGCTAAATTCAAGAAAAAGGAAGCGAAAAGATAA
- the gldC gene encoding gliding motility protein GldC, whose amino-acid sequence MKQAEIKITVQLDDNNVPDNILWESTDAKTQEQVPVKSMMLALWDHNYKNSMRIDLWTKDMPVDEMKRFFYETLQTMGDSFLRATGETLIVEDLRDYCAHFADKMGINTQG is encoded by the coding sequence ATGAAGCAAGCAGAAATCAAAATCACTGTTCAATTAGATGATAATAATGTTCCTGATAATATTCTTTGGGAATCTACAGATGCAAAAACTCAGGAGCAAGTTCCTGTTAAATCTATGATGCTGGCATTGTGGGACCACAATTATAAGAATTCAATGCGTATTGATCTTTGGACTAAAGATATGCCTGTTGATGAAATGAAGCGGTTTTTTTATGAAACTTTGCAAACCATGGGCGATAGCTTTTTAAGGGCTACTGGTGAGACGCTTATCGTAGAGGATTTACGTGATTACTGCGCGCACTTTGCTGATAAAATGGGAATCAATACTCAAGGATAG
- a CDS encoding zinc dependent phospholipase C family protein, with amino-acid sequence MSHIDSIPRKWDDAVQKYGRDRLAKNSILPWQIQRSYYKLVNAFKAKDSLKILIYSAYLGHYIADAHVPLHTTQNHNGQLTNQVGIHAFWESRLPELFLQDYNYLVGQARYIENPLTEI; translated from the coding sequence ATGAGCCACATAGACAGTATCCCGCGCAAATGGGATGATGCTGTTCAAAAATACGGTCGCGATCGACTCGCAAAGAACAGCATCCTTCCATGGCAAATTCAAAGAAGCTATTATAAACTTGTAAATGCTTTTAAAGCCAAAGATTCTCTAAAAATTCTAATCTATTCTGCATACCTGGGGCACTATATTGCCGACGCACATGTACCATTACATACCACCCAAAATCATAACGGGCAGCTTACCAATCAGGTAGGTATTCATGCATTTTGGGAAAGCAGGCTCCCCGAACTATTTTTGCAAGATTATAACTATCTGGTAGGCCAGGCGAGATACATTGAAAATCCGCTTACAGAGATCTGA
- a CDS encoding RNA polymerase sigma-70 factor, which translates to MSGYSQFSDSELTALLRQRDSSAYAEIYSRYTAVLYRHAFSKLQDREEAKDVVQELFVTLWSRCEDISISTTLSGYLYSAVRNRILNVISHKQVESKYIVSLQEFSGKCESITDHRVRERDLEFLIEKEIASLPSKMKEVFELSRKANLSHRQIAIELDLSEKTVKNQVNNALKVLRLKLGSLMFFTF; encoded by the coding sequence ATGTCAGGTTACAGTCAATTTTCCGATTCAGAATTAACTGCTTTATTGAGGCAAAGAGATAGTTCGGCCTATGCCGAAATCTACAGCCGTTATACTGCGGTTTTATATCGTCATGCTTTTTCCAAACTGCAGGACCGTGAAGAGGCAAAAGATGTGGTGCAAGAGCTGTTTGTTACTTTGTGGTCAAGGTGTGAAGACATTTCTATTAGTACAACTTTATCTGGTTATCTCTATAGTGCAGTTCGAAACAGGATACTGAATGTAATTTCTCATAAGCAGGTTGAATCTAAGTACATTGTCTCTCTTCAGGAATTTTCAGGTAAATGCGAATCAATTACTGATCATAGGGTAAGAGAAAGAGATTTGGAATTTTTAATTGAAAAAGAAATTGCCAGTTTACCTTCCAAAATGAAAGAAGTATTTGAATTGAGCCGAAAGGCCAATCTATCTCATAGACAAATTGCCATAGAATTGGATCTTTCTGAGAAAACAGTCAAAAATCAGGTAAACAATGCACTAAAGGTCTTGAGATTAAAGCTGGGATCATTGATGTTTTTTACTTTCTAA
- a CDS encoding DUF421 domain-containing protein, translated as MNEYLDIILRSLAVYAFMIVAIRLSGKKELSQLNTTDVVLILLISNAVQNAMVGNNTSLSGGLVAAAVLFTLNFALKKLMFKSKKLRDLISQHPEILIHNGKLNFDKLSELDITNEELEEAMREHGVERYKDVKLAILEVDGNISIITGDEHLKQTQFKRKRKHKSLGDLN; from the coding sequence ATGAACGAATATCTTGACATCATTTTAAGAAGCCTGGCAGTTTATGCCTTTATGATTGTAGCAATCCGCTTAAGTGGCAAAAAGGAGCTTTCACAGCTTAATACCACTGATGTAGTGCTGATTTTACTGATCAGCAATGCAGTTCAAAATGCTATGGTTGGCAACAACACAAGCCTATCAGGAGGTCTGGTTGCAGCGGCAGTATTATTCACGTTAAACTTTGCATTAAAAAAGCTCATGTTTAAAAGCAAAAAACTTAGAGATCTGATTTCTCAGCACCCTGAAATCCTTATACATAACGGCAAATTAAACTTTGACAAGCTCAGTGAGTTAGATATTACCAACGAGGAGCTTGAAGAAGCAATGAGGGAACATGGTGTAGAAAGATATAAAGATGTAAAACTGGCTATCCTTGAAGTTGATGGAAACATCAGTATTATTACCGGAGATGAACACCTAAAACAAACTCAGTTTAAAAGAAAAAGGAAACACAAATCGCTTGGCGATTTAAATTAA
- a CDS encoding heme exporter protein CcmB, whose amino-acid sequence MQLLHQVKYLIKKEVLLEWRSKYALNGVLLYVVSTVFVCFLSFVSIAPITWNALFWIIMLFASINAVSKGFLHESKGQQLYIYTIASPLALIISKTIYNVLLMILLTLIALFFYMMVFDYVPQDIGLYIIATILGSLSFSTIFTMISAIASKAGNGGMLMAILSFPVIIPVLIVLIKLTKNAIDGLDRSVSLDEIGLLLIINALVAAVTLLLFPYLWRD is encoded by the coding sequence ATGCAATTACTACATCAGGTAAAATATTTAATTAAGAAAGAAGTGCTGCTGGAATGGCGGTCGAAATATGCGCTTAACGGTGTATTGCTTTATGTAGTATCAACAGTATTTGTTTGCTTTCTTTCTTTTGTTAGTATTGCGCCAATTACCTGGAATGCATTGTTTTGGATTATTATGCTCTTTGCATCTATAAATGCAGTTTCGAAAGGGTTTTTGCATGAGAGCAAAGGGCAACAGCTATACATTTATACCATTGCGAGTCCGTTGGCACTGATCATTTCAAAAACAATATATAATGTGCTTTTGATGATTTTGTTGACCCTTATTGCATTGTTTTTTTACATGATGGTGTTTGATTATGTTCCTCAGGATATTGGCCTTTATATTATAGCCACAATTTTAGGGAGTTTAAGCTTTTCGACCATTTTTACAATGATTTCGGCAATTGCATCTAAAGCAGGTAATGGGGGGATGCTTATGGCAATACTTAGCTTCCCTGTTATTATACCTGTGCTGATTGTACTGATTAAGCTAACAAAAAATGCTATTGACGGTTTAGACAGAAGTGTGAGTTTAGACGAGATTGGCTTACTTTTAATTATAAATGCCCTTGTTGCAGCAGTTACTTTGCTGCTTTTTCCTTATCTATGGAGGGACTAA